In the genome of Ptychodera flava strain L36383 chromosome 13, AS_Pfla_20210202, whole genome shotgun sequence, one region contains:
- the LOC139148055 gene encoding uncharacterized protein isoform X1: MASVTDEELLRKQELVMYLNDSYSRVMIRCKLQPTSWNEHPQIKRRRHQQIAATRAIATVKRCPFYQKKHQTFLVLKSVFGGKTAVGKMVTVVTILENYEEEMQSSSPV; the protein is encoded by the exons ATGGCTTCCGTCACCGATGAAGAATTACTTCGCAAGCAAGAACTGGTTATGTACCTCAACGATAGCTATTCACGGGTCATGATCAGATGCAAGTTGCAACCGACGTCTTGGAATGAACATCCACAAATCAAAC gaCGGAGACACCAACAAATAGCTGCAACAAGAGCTATTGCCACAGTAAAGAGATGCCCATTTTACCAGAAAAA gcatcaaacatttttggttctcaagagtgtctttggtggaaaaactgcagttggaAAAATGGTAACAGTTGTGAC gatactggaaAACTACGAGGAAGAGATGCAAAGCAGCAGCCCTGTTTAG
- the LOC139148055 gene encoding uncharacterized protein isoform X2, with the protein MPILPEKIVQDITYLIQKMPSAPQINNGFSEYNVHQTFLVLKSVFGGKTAVGKMVTVVTILENYEEEMQSSSPV; encoded by the exons ATGCCCATTTTACCAGAAAAA attgtccAGGACATAACatacttgatacagaaaatgccttcagctccacaaattaacaatggattCTCTGAGTACAATGT gcatcaaacatttttggttctcaagagtgtctttggtggaaaaactgcagttggaAAAATGGTAACAGTTGTGAC gatactggaaAACTACGAGGAAGAGATGCAAAGCAGCAGCCCTGTTTAG